From Anthonomus grandis grandis chromosome 20, icAntGran1.3, whole genome shotgun sequence, the proteins below share one genomic window:
- the LOC126747862 gene encoding crossover junction endonuclease MUS81 produces the protein MMNSKQKTRITGKLKCPNPLFEQWLISWRDQAMAKESKMQHTFNRALKSLRLYPIPLESGKECKILKGFGDTLCRMLDDKLKEYRAHNGGEIESQRSKGGNNKDTDRVITDTVGTKPRGNAREVTDEVNKPGGSKQYVPQYGSGGYAILITLYTESLKPDYPGYLKKSDIVLLGTPYLDNSSFTKPDPGSRYNAWSSMRTLLSKELVLKKSNPAKFSLTKKGWDLAKKLYEKSQVELPDNVSETDEDPVDLNQDCLDEIFFERTALPRVESCPEQPQTAKTPLQKFATVASCSGKGCKRTFEESCRAFSMSPYSFDVILYVDTSETSGFSNSHKDELLQRLIEHGVQFEVKKLKVSDFVWVSRDRGSNEELVLPYAVERKRMDDFASSIKDKRYYEQKFRLKKSGIENLIYLVESHGNNQHVGLPLKNLHQAASNTAIQENFFVKFTENTKETVEYLANMFGTLKRIFASKTLCSCPKDTYRPVDLNRDSIDLITFKEFQDISIKNKRVQHVSDLFVKMLVQIKGLSVDKALAVVRVYPTPRSLKTRYENSPPGEGERMLAGIKCGNKCLGVALSKTVYRVFQDAQY, from the exons ATGAtgaattccaaacaaaaaactCGAATAACCGGTAAATTAAAATGCCCCAACCCTCTGTTCGAGCAATGGCTGATATCCTGGCGGGACCAAGCGATGGCAAAAG AGTCGAAGATGCAGCACACGTTTAATAGGGCCCTAAAATCCTTGAGGCTCTACCCAATACCTTTGGAGTCAGGTAAAGAGTGTAAAATTCTAAAAGGGTTCGGAGATACTCTGTGCAGAATGTTGGACGATAAGTTAAAAGAGTATAGGGCCCATAATGGGGGAGAAATTGAGTCTCAAAGGTCTAAGGGAGGTAATAATAAAGATACTGATAGAGTTATTACTGATACGGTGGGTACTAAACCCAGGGGTAATGCAAGAGAGGTTACTGACGAGGTAAACAAACCTg GGGGTTCGAAACAATATGTCCCCCAATACGGTTCGGGCGGCTATGCCATCTTGATCACCCTATACACGGAAAGCCTTAAGCCAGACTATccaggatatttaaaaaaatcagacaTAGTCCTCTTGGGAACACCTTATCTGGACAATTCTTCATTCACAAAACCAGATCCTGGATCAAGATATAACGCGTGGTCCTCAATGAGGACTCTACTATCCAAGGAGTTGGTGCTGAAAAAGAGCAACCCGGCAAAGTTCTCTTTGACCAAAAAGGGGTGGGATTTAGCAAAGAAGCTTTATGAGAAATCCCAAGTTGAATTACCCGATAATGTCTCGGAAACTGATGAAGATCCTGTAGATCTAAATCAGGACTGTTTGGATGAGATTTTCTTTGAAAGAACTGCACTCCCCAGAGTTGAATCTTGTCCGGAACAACCTCAAACCGCCAAAACCCCTTTGCAAAAGTTCGCTACAGTTGCCTCCTGTAGCGGCAAAGGGTGCAAGAGAACCTTCGAAGAGAGCTGTAGGGCTTTTAGCATGTCCCCCTACAGTTTCGACGTCATTCTCTATGTGGACACTAGCGAGACCTCAGG ATTCTCCAACAGCCACAAGGACGAACTGTTGCAACGTTTGATCGAACACGGGGTCCAATTTGAGGTGAAAAAGTTGAAAGTGAGCGATTTCGTGTGGGTCAGTAGGGACAGAGGGTCGAACGAGGAACTCGTGTTACCTTATGCCGTGGAGAGGAAGAGGATGGACGATTTCGCTTCTAGTATTAAAGATAAAAG GTACTACGAGCAAAAGTTCAGACTCAAAAAGTCCGGAATAGAGAACCTGATTTATTTAGTGGAAAGTCACGGTAATAATCAGCACGTCGGACTGCCGCTTAAGAACTTGCATCAAGCGGCCAGTAACACCGCGATCCAAGAGAACTTCTTCGTAAAATTCACGGAAAACACCAAAGAAACCGTCGAGTATTTGGCGAACATGTTCGGCACACTCAAGCGAATATTCGCG TCAAAAACCCTCTGCAGTTGCCCCAAAGACACTTATAGACCGGTGGACCTTAACAGGGACTCGATCGACCTAATCACTTTCAAAGAATTCCAGGATATATCAATTAAAAACAAG AGGGTGCAGCACGTGTCCGATTTGTTCGTTAAAATGTTGGTGCAAATCAAAGGGTTGTCCGTGGATAAGGCCTTGGCCGTAGTGAGAGTGTACCCCACTCCCCGGTCGCTTAAGACCCGCTACGAAAACTCGCCCCCCGGCGAAGGGGAGAGGATGCTCGCGGGCATTAAATGCGGCAATAAATGCTTGGGGGTGGCACTCAGTAAAACCGTGTATCGAGTTTTTCAGGATGCGCAGTATTGA